A genome region from Glutamicibacter arilaitensis Re117 includes the following:
- a CDS encoding ABC transporter substrate-binding protein, with protein MRTAHFGLKTTAILAVLGLSLTACGGNATKTGAAQAAADPETPVEGGTFTFAEVTPINNWQTQAARFYEKANVLNSVLDRLTYYDVEAGKLVGWIASEFEANEDQTEFTFTIRDGVTFSDGSTLDAEAVKLNLDALGKGIKSAQIAPNVDFAAYKSAEVVGDNKVKVTLKRPDANFLRSTSSVTAGLVSPKTLELDNAAQSSISKIVGSGPFVFESEKPDEEVVFSSRDDYAWAPETAPNQGDAYLDTLVIKYLPEVASRAGAAQSGQVDLVRGLQPVDEQVLASSGGKVYAAEGVDLTTNHAAVRIGSGKLEDVKVRQALQVAIDRQAIKDTVLSDSYVISGSILNHKAPGFVDLSAELAYNPEKAKQLLDEAGWKPGADGIREKDGKKLEVTVSTSNNSVVIKPAFELIEQQWREIGVQLINRAADNTFLTNALVDDKVEFYGTRQFAYGGLGPVYAPANNNQTLRADPELNKLFTKEQSATTDEEHLKLVEEEQRALVLDKALTLVLWDEVQVYGANSSANVEFTSGTAPIFQGAWKSEG; from the coding sequence ATGCGTACAGCACATTTTGGACTGAAGACCACTGCGATTCTTGCCGTTCTGGGCTTGTCGCTCACCGCGTGCGGAGGCAACGCCACTAAGACTGGCGCAGCGCAAGCAGCAGCCGATCCAGAGACTCCGGTTGAAGGTGGCACCTTCACCTTCGCTGAAGTTACCCCTATCAACAATTGGCAGACTCAGGCAGCACGCTTCTATGAGAAAGCGAATGTTCTGAACTCAGTGCTTGATCGCCTGACCTACTACGATGTGGAAGCCGGCAAACTGGTTGGCTGGATCGCCAGCGAATTCGAAGCCAATGAAGACCAGACGGAGTTCACCTTCACCATTCGCGACGGTGTCACTTTCTCAGACGGCTCCACGCTGGATGCTGAGGCTGTGAAGCTGAACCTGGACGCCCTTGGAAAGGGAATCAAGTCTGCCCAGATTGCGCCAAACGTTGACTTTGCTGCCTATAAGTCGGCAGAGGTCGTAGGGGACAACAAGGTAAAGGTTACGCTCAAGCGGCCAGATGCCAATTTCCTTAGATCGACTTCCTCCGTAACTGCTGGTTTGGTGTCCCCGAAGACCCTTGAACTGGACAATGCCGCGCAGTCTTCGATCTCCAAGATTGTTGGCTCCGGCCCATTCGTCTTCGAATCGGAAAAGCCTGATGAAGAAGTCGTTTTCAGCAGCCGGGATGACTACGCCTGGGCGCCAGAAACTGCCCCGAACCAGGGCGATGCCTACCTGGATACCCTGGTTATCAAGTACCTTCCAGAGGTCGCTAGCCGTGCCGGCGCCGCCCAGTCCGGGCAGGTGGATCTCGTCCGAGGATTGCAGCCGGTAGACGAACAGGTGCTGGCCTCCAGCGGCGGCAAGGTTTATGCCGCCGAAGGGGTGGACCTGACCACCAACCACGCGGCCGTGCGCATTGGCTCGGGAAAGCTGGAAGACGTCAAAGTCCGCCAGGCACTCCAGGTTGCAATCGACCGCCAGGCCATCAAAGACACCGTTCTCTCGGATAGCTATGTCATTTCGGGATCGATCCTCAACCACAAGGCACCAGGGTTTGTAGACCTGTCAGCAGAATTGGCCTATAACCCGGAAAAGGCCAAGCAGTTATTGGACGAGGCCGGATGGAAGCCGGGCGCAGATGGCATTCGGGAGAAGGACGGGAAGAAGCTGGAAGTCACGGTTTCCACCTCCAATAACTCCGTAGTCATCAAGCCAGCGTTCGAACTGATTGAGCAGCAATGGCGCGAGATCGGCGTCCAGCTGATCAACCGCGCGGCGGACAATACTTTCCTGACCAACGCACTTGTCGACGACAAGGTGGAGTTCTACGGAACTCGCCAGTTTGCGTACGGCGGACTGGGCCCGGTCTATGCACCTGCGAACAACAACCAGACCCTTCGCGCTGATCCTGAACTGAACAAGCTTTTCACCAAAGAGCAGTCGGCGACCACCGATGAGGAACACCTGAAGCTGGTCGAAGAAGAACAGCGTGCCCTGGTGCTGGACAAGGCCCTGACGCTGGTTCTTTGGGACGAAGTCCAGGTCTATGGCGCCAATAGCTCGGCGAACGTCGAGTTCACTTCCGGTACCGCGCCCATCTTCCAAGGTGCTTGGAAGAGCGAAGGCTAG
- a CDS encoding ABC transporter permease → MGTYIVKRLGQALLVIWLAYTAVFIAVQSLPNDPVTIFLSTDSAADPATIAQMKAYYGYDQPLFVQYFSQLLGLLRGDLGYSLSNGSEVATRIGEVAGSTLILAGSAFVLSVVFALIIASAASLARGGKLRKALLNLPPLMVSIPVFWLGLLLLQLLAVQLGVMSLFPDGSFMSLAVPIFVLAVHLSAPIAQVLIKSVQEVNRQPFIEVLRAKGASEAWIFYRHTLKNAAPAALSIAGITIGALLAGSVITETVFSRAGLGQLILQSVTAQDIPLVQGLVLLTAVVFTAVNLLVDLIHPQLDPRIVTSTSGATRSLVA, encoded by the coding sequence ATGGGCACTTACATCGTAAAACGACTGGGACAGGCGCTTCTGGTCATCTGGCTTGCCTACACAGCGGTTTTCATTGCCGTGCAATCCTTGCCGAATGACCCGGTCACGATCTTCCTGAGCACTGACTCGGCGGCGGATCCGGCCACCATTGCCCAGATGAAGGCATACTACGGATACGACCAGCCGCTCTTCGTGCAGTACTTCTCGCAGTTGCTCGGGCTGCTTCGCGGGGATCTTGGATATTCGTTATCCAATGGTTCGGAAGTGGCAACGCGCATCGGGGAAGTCGCTGGATCAACCTTGATTCTGGCTGGCAGTGCATTCGTTCTTTCAGTGGTATTCGCCCTGATCATCGCGTCGGCTGCGAGCCTAGCCAGAGGCGGGAAGTTGCGCAAGGCGCTGCTGAACCTGCCACCTTTGATGGTTTCGATACCTGTTTTCTGGTTGGGGCTGCTGCTCTTGCAGCTGTTGGCCGTGCAGCTCGGCGTGATGTCGCTGTTCCCGGATGGATCGTTCATGTCGTTGGCGGTGCCAATCTTCGTGTTGGCCGTGCACCTGAGCGCTCCGATTGCCCAGGTCCTGATCAAGAGCGTGCAGGAAGTGAATAGGCAACCGTTTATTGAAGTTTTGCGCGCCAAAGGCGCAAGCGAAGCATGGATCTTCTACCGGCACACCTTGAAGAACGCGGCCCCGGCCGCGCTATCCATTGCCGGTATCACCATTGGTGCCTTGCTCGCTGGTTCCGTCATCACCGAGACCGTGTTTTCCCGCGCGGGATTAGGCCAGCTGATCTTGCAGTCAGTGACGGCGCAGGACATTCCACTGGTCCAGGGATTGGTGCTGCTGACCGCGGTCGTTTTCACCGCAGTCAACTTGCTCGTTGATCTCATCCACCCGCAGCTCGATCCACGCATCGTCACGTCAACAAGCGGCGCAACCCGCTCGCTTGTTGCGTAA
- a CDS encoding ABC transporter permease: MSLITEHVGSVASDVQPMASTKPATKIGNPAARWFAAWWVLIPLAVFVAWAFLPSLFTGHDPITGVPADKLLAPSADHLFGTDHLGRDIYSRVVYGTRQTLLTAGLACLVGSVVGSILGLLAGTAGRFADTVAMRFVDIVLAVPAFLIALILVTATEPGPLSLGLGVGIASIAAFARLVRTEVLRVRSRDFVQAALMSGGKYFTVLRRHIIPHIVGPVLSLLAVDLGAAILAISGLGFLGFGSPPPTPEWGLLISEGRQYLSVAWWLTTLPGLVIVSAVMLTAVLGRAINKAFRF; encoded by the coding sequence ATGAGTCTCATAACCGAACACGTTGGATCGGTGGCCAGTGATGTCCAGCCGATGGCTTCAACCAAGCCTGCAACCAAAATAGGAAATCCAGCAGCACGCTGGTTTGCCGCCTGGTGGGTTCTCATTCCGCTGGCCGTATTTGTGGCGTGGGCTTTTCTTCCATCGCTCTTTACGGGCCACGACCCGATTACTGGTGTGCCGGCTGACAAGCTGCTAGCGCCATCCGCGGATCACCTGTTTGGAACCGACCATCTGGGGCGTGACATCTACAGCCGAGTTGTCTACGGAACGCGCCAGACGCTGCTGACCGCGGGCCTGGCGTGCTTGGTTGGAAGCGTTGTCGGGTCGATCCTCGGTCTGCTGGCGGGCACTGCTGGACGTTTCGCAGATACCGTGGCAATGCGATTTGTCGATATTGTCCTGGCAGTTCCGGCCTTCCTCATTGCGCTGATTCTGGTCACCGCGACTGAACCTGGACCGCTGTCCTTGGGCCTGGGTGTAGGCATCGCCTCGATCGCTGCATTCGCACGCCTCGTGCGCACAGAGGTGCTGAGGGTCCGCTCTCGAGATTTCGTGCAGGCAGCGTTAATGAGTGGCGGGAAGTACTTCACGGTGCTGCGTCGGCACATCATCCCGCATATCGTCGGTCCGGTGCTGTCCTTGCTAGCTGTGGATCTGGGTGCTGCAATTCTTGCGATCTCCGGTTTAGGGTTCCTCGGCTTCGGGTCGCCACCGCCAACCCCTGAATGGGGACTGCTGATTTCCGAAGGCCGCCAGTACCTTTCGGTGGCTTGGTGGCTGACGACATTGCCGGGATTGGTCATCGTGTCGGCGGTCATGCTGACAGCCGTACTGGGACGTGCCATCAACAAGGCATTCCGCTTCTAG
- a CDS encoding ABC transporter ATP-binding protein, which translates to MNATSNASSAVIRIEDLTVQYAQGTVAADSINLEIPAGQIVAIVGESGSGKSTLTKTLIGLLPQGTEVQGSVRFGGTEVTNLSLSDWRAIRGAGIGLVPQDPGASLDPVKTIGSQIIEVFRLHPSRSVPKAQWRSKAIELMQSVGIDRAESRLDQFPHELSGGLKQRVLIAIAFALNPQLLIADEPTSALDVTVQRTVLEVFVSLARKKGTTVLFVTHDLAVATDIADRVLVMNSGRVLEDRSVPALVAQSTEPYTKALLDQAYAHQDRQQPSTSDDIAITVEGLGKVFGKGSNEHQVLSGVSFEVQRGTTFSLVGESGSGKSTTAKIIMGMHPATEGSVRVNGREVANISGKQRYDLWRDAQLVYQNPDSALDPRQSIGSIIAEPMVNYRLGDSAWRAQRVAQLMEQVNLPEQLAGRRPAELSGGQRQRVAIARALASGAKILVLDEALSALDVLTQEQILELLDQLQREEQLTYLFISHDLHVVERISHRVGVMCRGQIVESGTVDEIYSNPQHEYTRTLLAANPGKVLRELADTRTV; encoded by the coding sequence ATGAACGCAACCAGCAACGCTTCTTCTGCGGTGATCCGCATAGAGGACTTAACAGTCCAGTATGCCCAAGGCACCGTAGCTGCTGACAGCATCAACTTGGAAATTCCAGCGGGACAAATCGTTGCCATTGTCGGTGAATCCGGCTCGGGCAAATCAACGCTGACCAAGACCCTGATTGGCCTATTGCCACAGGGGACGGAGGTCCAGGGAAGCGTGCGTTTCGGCGGTACTGAAGTCACCAATCTTTCTTTGTCCGACTGGCGTGCCATTCGTGGTGCCGGAATCGGCTTGGTCCCGCAGGACCCGGGCGCCTCGCTGGATCCCGTGAAGACCATTGGCTCCCAGATCATCGAAGTATTCCGTTTGCATCCGTCACGCTCAGTGCCAAAGGCCCAATGGCGCTCTAAGGCAATCGAACTGATGCAGAGCGTTGGCATCGACCGGGCGGAAAGCCGGCTGGATCAATTTCCGCACGAGCTTTCTGGCGGGCTGAAGCAACGTGTATTGATTGCCATTGCCTTCGCGTTGAATCCTCAACTGCTCATTGCGGATGAACCCACCAGCGCCTTGGACGTCACCGTCCAGCGCACGGTTTTGGAAGTTTTCGTATCGCTGGCCCGGAAGAAGGGAACCACTGTACTCTTCGTAACTCACGATCTGGCTGTTGCGACTGACATCGCAGACCGGGTACTGGTCATGAATTCGGGGAGGGTCCTCGAAGATCGCAGCGTTCCGGCGCTGGTTGCACAGAGCACTGAACCGTACACCAAGGCACTGCTCGATCAGGCCTATGCACATCAGGACCGGCAGCAACCTTCAACCTCAGACGACATCGCGATCACAGTGGAGGGACTCGGCAAGGTCTTCGGCAAAGGCAGCAACGAGCACCAGGTTCTTTCTGGCGTCAGTTTCGAAGTGCAGCGAGGCACCACGTTCTCGCTGGTCGGTGAATCCGGCTCCGGAAAATCCACAACAGCGAAAATCATCATGGGAATGCATCCAGCCACCGAAGGATCCGTGCGGGTCAACGGGAGAGAAGTCGCCAACATCAGCGGCAAGCAGCGCTATGACCTGTGGAGGGACGCGCAACTGGTCTATCAGAACCCCGACTCCGCTCTGGACCCGCGACAGTCGATCGGCTCGATCATCGCTGAACCAATGGTCAACTACCGTCTGGGTGATTCCGCTTGGCGTGCCCAGCGAGTAGCGCAGTTGATGGAACAGGTGAACCTGCCTGAACAGCTAGCAGGAAGACGCCCAGCAGAACTTTCCGGTGGACAGCGCCAGCGCGTCGCCATTGCCCGGGCTCTGGCAAGCGGTGCCAAAATTCTCGTCCTCGATGAAGCATTGAGCGCACTGGATGTACTCACCCAGGAACAAATACTTGAGTTGCTCGACCAGTTGCAGCGCGAAGAACAACTGACCTACCTGTTCATTTCCCATGATCTGCATGTGGTGGAACGGATCAGCCACCGCGTTGGCGTGATGTGCCGTGGACAAATTGTCGAGTCGGGAACCGTCGATGAAATCTATTCCAATCCCCAGCATGAGTACACCAGAACCCTGCTTGCAGCGAATCCCGGCAAGGTACTTCGCGAATTGGCCGATACGCGTACCGTCTAG
- a CDS encoding acyl-CoA dehydrogenase family protein: MSTEALATFRPSAQQHTEAAYQELLAHFSQVFARIAQGATEREQQRILPFEQVQWLKDAGFTTLRVPASHGGSPVSHEHLFRLLIELAAADSNVAHLLRSHFSFVETIALQPQEFQDRWFPRVLAGEIFGNAATERGGNALGSTNTKLVKTDAGWVLRGEKYYTTGSIFADWVVVMATTDGVEGRQYAVVERHAKGVKILDDWDGFGQPLTGTGTAIFTDVAVDEQNIIQRKVASTLEPAFFQLCLLSVLVGIGKAARNEAARIVATRTRTFNTGSGALFKDDPQIQELVGRLASNVFAAESIVVSAARDLDAALDESLGLNAEEAFLRAELAVQQAHVAAPKLVLDATSELFDVTGASAVSTSKSLDRFWRNARTVATHNPVAFKARSVGDYFINGTIPTGLHSIGEAKGAK, encoded by the coding sequence ATGAGCACTGAAGCCTTGGCAACATTCCGCCCTTCCGCTCAGCAGCACACCGAGGCCGCTTACCAAGAACTTTTGGCACACTTCAGCCAGGTATTTGCCCGTATCGCGCAGGGCGCTACCGAACGCGAGCAGCAGCGCATTCTGCCTTTCGAGCAGGTGCAGTGGCTCAAGGACGCAGGATTCACCACCTTGCGCGTGCCAGCCAGCCACGGTGGTTCGCCGGTTAGCCATGAGCACCTGTTCCGCCTGCTTATCGAGCTGGCGGCAGCCGACTCCAACGTAGCCCACTTGCTGCGCAGCCACTTCTCGTTTGTGGAAACGATTGCCCTGCAGCCGCAGGAGTTCCAGGACCGCTGGTTCCCGCGGGTGCTTGCGGGGGAGATCTTCGGCAACGCCGCCACCGAGCGCGGCGGCAACGCCCTGGGCAGCACCAACACCAAGCTCGTCAAGACGGACGCCGGGTGGGTGCTGCGCGGCGAGAAGTACTACACCACCGGATCGATCTTCGCGGACTGGGTTGTCGTCATGGCCACCACCGACGGCGTTGAGGGGCGGCAGTACGCGGTAGTCGAACGCCACGCCAAAGGCGTCAAAATTCTGGACGACTGGGACGGCTTCGGCCAGCCGCTGACCGGCACCGGCACCGCGATCTTCACCGACGTCGCGGTGGACGAGCAGAACATCATCCAGCGCAAGGTGGCTTCCACCCTGGAGCCGGCGTTCTTCCAGCTCTGCCTGCTCTCGGTACTGGTTGGCATCGGCAAAGCAGCCCGCAACGAAGCCGCCCGCATCGTGGCGACCCGCACCCGCACCTTCAACACCGGCTCCGGCGCGCTGTTCAAGGACGACCCGCAGATCCAAGAGCTCGTAGGACGCCTTGCCTCGAACGTATTCGCCGCAGAATCAATTGTGGTGTCGGCGGCCCGTGACCTCGACGCAGCACTGGATGAGAGCCTCGGCCTGAACGCGGAGGAAGCCTTCCTGCGCGCCGAGCTCGCCGTGCAACAGGCGCACGTGGCCGCACCGAAGCTGGTCTTGGATGCCACCAGCGAACTCTTCGACGTCACCGGCGCCTCGGCGGTATCCACTTCGAAGTCGCTGGACCGTTTCTGGCGCAACGCGCGCACCGTTGCCACCCACAATCCGGTGGCCTTCAAGGCACGTTCGGTCGGCGACTACTTCATCAACGGAACCATCCCGACGGGTCTGCACTCGATCGGCGAAGCCAAGGGAGCCAAGTAG
- a CDS encoding NtaA/DmoA family FMN-dependent monooxygenase (This protein belongs to a clade of FMN-dependent monooxygenases, within a broader family of flavin-dependent oxidoreductases, the luciferase-like monooxygenase (LMM) family, some of whose members use coenzyme F420 rather than FMN.) — MGTFESRPRFLLSAFLMNTSSHILGGMWRHPEAQQHKFNELELWVDLAKKLEDAKFDNLFFADVVGLYGDHEGGWASHVRKGMQVPSHDPMVLLSALAATTKDIGLAMTSSVIQAHPFQFARQLSTLDHLSRGRVAWNIVTSVLENSHRNFGGASLVAHDDRYAWAEEYVEAAYKLWEGSWEDDALLADKESGIYADPARVNKINHRGELYSIDGPHLALPSAQRTPFLFQAGSSPRGSQFAATHAEATFLFAPHPQYVAKKNAQLTSNLQAAGRTREDIKVFAGLSFVVGSTEAEAKALEAEYDQYLDPHAIIAHIGGGIGVDLGGLDLDTPLGNVKTEGAQGVLEAALASTPGRNPTLRDLAHYRAKAQQIVGTPEQIVDELERWQDAGIDGLNIMNHILPGSYDNFIEGVLPELHKRGLAQREYVPGSLRQKFFGRGDKLPQNHPAAQYRGVFSELSAANTEVSLQEQV, encoded by the coding sequence ATGGGAACCTTCGAATCCCGGCCGCGCTTCCTGCTGTCGGCCTTCCTCATGAACACCTCAAGCCACATCCTCGGCGGCATGTGGCGCCACCCTGAGGCGCAGCAGCACAAGTTCAACGAGCTGGAACTGTGGGTGGACCTGGCCAAGAAACTGGAAGACGCCAAGTTCGATAACTTGTTCTTCGCCGACGTGGTGGGCCTCTACGGCGACCACGAAGGCGGCTGGGCCTCCCACGTGCGCAAGGGCATGCAGGTGCCCAGCCACGACCCGATGGTTCTGCTCTCCGCGCTGGCCGCTACCACCAAGGATATTGGCCTGGCGATGACCAGCTCGGTCATCCAGGCGCACCCGTTCCAGTTCGCCCGCCAGCTGTCCACGCTGGACCATCTCTCGCGAGGCCGCGTGGCGTGGAACATCGTCACCAGCGTGCTGGAGAACTCGCACCGCAATTTCGGCGGTGCGAGCCTGGTCGCGCACGATGACCGCTACGCCTGGGCCGAGGAATATGTGGAAGCGGCCTACAAGCTGTGGGAAGGGTCCTGGGAGGACGACGCGCTGTTGGCCGACAAGGAGTCGGGCATCTACGCCGACCCTGCACGGGTCAACAAGATCAATCATCGTGGCGAGCTGTACTCCATCGATGGCCCGCATCTGGCTTTGCCCAGCGCGCAACGCACCCCATTCCTATTCCAGGCAGGCTCCTCGCCACGAGGCTCCCAGTTCGCCGCGACGCATGCGGAAGCGACGTTCCTCTTTGCCCCGCACCCGCAGTATGTGGCGAAGAAGAATGCGCAGTTGACCAGCAACCTGCAGGCCGCCGGCCGCACCCGCGAAGACATCAAGGTCTTCGCCGGACTGTCCTTCGTGGTCGGTTCCACGGAAGCTGAAGCCAAGGCCCTAGAAGCTGAATACGACCAGTACCTGGATCCGCACGCCATCATCGCCCACATCGGCGGAGGCATCGGAGTGGATCTGGGTGGACTGGATCTGGATACCCCGCTGGGGAATGTGAAGACCGAAGGCGCCCAAGGCGTGCTGGAAGCGGCGCTTGCCTCGACCCCGGGACGCAACCCAACCCTTCGCGACCTGGCGCACTACCGCGCCAAGGCGCAGCAGATTGTCGGAACTCCGGAACAGATTGTCGATGAGCTTGAACGCTGGCAGGACGCTGGCATTGACGGGCTGAACATCATGAACCACATCCTGCCTGGCTCCTATGACAACTTTATCGAAGGCGTGCTTCCAGAACTTCACAAGCGCGGTCTGGCTCAGCGGGAGTATGTTCCGGGCAGCCTGCGTCAGAAGTTCTTCGGGCGCGGTGACAAGCTTCCGCAGAATCATCCCGCCGCGCAGTACCGCGGCGTGTTCTCCGAGCTCTCAGCGGCGAATACCGAGGTGAGCTTGCAGGAACAGGTCTAG